A genomic region of Raphanus sativus cultivar WK10039 chromosome 6, ASM80110v3, whole genome shotgun sequence contains the following coding sequences:
- the LOC108813321 gene encoding probable disease resistance protein At1g59620 gives MAESLLSFGVEKLWDLLVRESDRLQGVDEQINGLKSDLNMLKCFLEDADAKKHTSAMVRNTVKEIKEIVYDAEDIIEIFLLEEGLGKTSSIRKSVRRFPRVVVKRMGLALDMKAISNRISKAIRDMQSLGVQQVIVSETYAQERQKEMRQTFSSDTEDHLVGLEENVEQLVCYLTEENSSSQVVSITGMGGIGKTTLARQVFNHEIVKSHFPGLAWVSISQQFTRKYVWQTILRKLRREYKVLEMTEDELQEELVRLLGIQKTLIVLDDIWREGDWDIIKPIFPRHKGWKILLTSRNEGVALRADPKCFTFKPNCLTLDECWYIFRRIAFPRNDTTQLNVDEMEEMGKQMIKHCGGLPLAVKLLGGLLASQYTLHQWKRIYENIRSHIIGETSYNADNSNLVYHVLSLSFEELPSCLKHCFLYLAHFPEDCPVDVEKLAYYWAAERMPKPVYYERTSVRDVVDGYIEELVKRNMVISERDGRTLRFEKCHLHDTMREVCLLKAKEENFLQIVHGTTSESSSQSRRLAIHRLDKTFNEEKEINNPKLRSLLVILKDMRTDWIIKSISQY, from the exons ATGGCGGAGTCACTTTTATCATTTGGAGTAGAAAAGCTGTGGGACCTCCTAGTCAGAGAATCTGACCGACTTCAAGGGGTTGATGAGCAGATCAATGGACTAAAGAGTGATTTGAATATGTTGAAATGCTTTTTGGAAGATGCAGATGCCAAGAAACATACAAGTGCAATGGTGAGAAACACTGTGAAAGAGATCAAAGAAATTGTTTACGACGCAGAAGATATAATCGAAATCTTTCTTCTAGAGGAAGGACTCGGAAAAACAAGTAGCATCAGGAAGAGTGTGAGAAGATTTCCTCGCGTCGTGGTGAAACGCATGGGGCTTGCTCTCGATATGAAAGCCATAAGCAATAGAATATCTAAGGCGATCCGCGATATGCAGAGTCTTGGCGTGCAACAAGTCATTGTCAGTGAAACGTATGCACAGGAGAGACAAAAGGAAATGCGACAAACTTTTTCAAGTGATACTGAAGACCATCTTGTGGGTTTGGAGGAGAATGTTGAGCAATTAGTTTGCTATTTGACGGAGGAAAATAGTAGCAGCCAAGTGGTTTCTATAACCGGGATGGGCGGTATTGGTAAAACTACCCTAGCAAGACAAGTTTTTAATCACGAGATAGTAAAAAGCCATTTTCCAGGACTCGCATGGGTATCTATCTCACAACAGTTTACAAGGAAGTATGTGTGGCAGACGATCTTGCGGAAACTTAGGCGAGAGTATAAGGTGTTAGAGATGACAGAAGATGAACTCCAAGAAGAACTTGTTCGGCTGTTGGGAATACAAAAGACTTTGATTGTCCTTGATGATATATGGAGAGAAGGAGACTGGGACATAATCAAACCAATATTTCCACGACACAaag GTTGGAAGATACTACTTACTTCCCGCAACGAAGGTGTGGCATTACGAGCAGATCCAAAATGTTTCACTTTTAAACCAAATTGTCTAACTCTTGATGAATGTTGGTATATTTTTCGGAGGATAGCATTTCCTAGGAACGACACGACCC AACTTAATGTTGATGAAATGGAAGAGATGGGTAAGCAGATGATCAAACACTGTGGAGGACTACCTTTGGCAGTAAAGCTGTTAGGAGGTTTGCTAGCTTctcaatacacattgcatcagTGGAAAAGGATATATGAGAATATAAGATCTCACATCATTGGAGAGACTAGCTACAATGCCGACAACAGCAATTTGGTTTATCATGTATTATCTTTGAGTTTCGAGGAGTTGCCTAGTTGTTTGAAGCATTGCTTCCTCTACCTGGCTCATTTTCCAGAAGATTGTCCAGTAGATGTTGAGAAACTGGCCTACTACTGGGCCGCGGAAAGAATGCCAAAACCTGTGTATTATGAAAGAACAAGTGTTCGAGATGTCGTTGATGGCTACATAGAAGAGTTGGTTAAAAGAAATATGGTTATCTCCGAAAGAGATGGTAGGACTTTGAGATTTGAAAAATGCCACTTGCATGACACCATGAGAGAAGTTTGTCTTCTTAAAGCCAAAGAGGAGAACTTTCTACAAATTGTTCATGGCACCACCTCTGAATCTTCTTCTCAATCTCGCAGACTCGCTATACATCGTCTTGATAAAACATTTAACGAAGAGAAGGAGATAAATAATCCAAAACTTAGATCTCTCTTGGTTATCTTGAAGGACATGAGAACAGATTGGATCATTAAATCAATTAGCCAGTATTGA
- the LOC108813325 gene encoding RNA polymerase II C-terminal domain phosphatase-like 5 gives MSLVENPAIDLLLPKPKMRKIDPAAMEQSQEDPSSDLLNKAIQQLMIREALAITKRVNSQTSWLEHKKLNLVLDLDHTLVHTIRTQQLSESDKYLADEADSRNDLWRFHSGGSTSDILIKLRPFLHQFLKEASEMFSMSVYTKGGCDYARLVLDLIDPDKTYFGDRVISRRESPGVNKTLDLVLADERGIVIVDDTLSVWPHHKKNLVQIARYEYFSESSLECDEKKKMRDESEEKGALAKVLRFLKEVHRGFFWDMSEEEIDSMDVRPLLQDPSSITVERKRKIPADSVFNGENRKKNLESSTY, from the coding sequence ATGTCTTTAGTTGAAAACCCTGCTATTGATCTTCTATTACCGAAACCCAAAATGCGGAAGATCGATCCGGCTGCGATGGAACAGTCTCAAGAAGACCCATCGTCCGATCTTCTCAACAAAGCGATTCAACAACTCATGATCCGCGAAGCTTTAGCGATTACGAAACGCGTTAACTCGCAGACCTCGTGGCTCGAGCACAAAAAGCTTAACCTAGTCCTTGACTTGGACCACACTCTTGTCCACACCATTAGAACTCAACAGCTTTCCGAATCCGACAAGTATCTAGCAGACGAAGCTGACTCAAGGAACGATCTTTGGAGATTTCACAGTGGTGGGTCCACCAGTGATATATTGATAAAACTAAGACCTTTCCTTCACCAGTTTTTGAAAGAAGCCAGCGAGATGTTCTCTATGTCTGTTTACACAAAGGGCGGTTGCGATTACGCTAGGCTCGTGCTGGACCTAATCGATCCGGACAAGACTTATTTCGGGGATCGAGTTATAAGCAGAAGAGAGAGTCCTGGCGTGAACAAGACCCTTGATCTTGTGTTGGCCGATGAGCGTGGGATTGTCATTGTGGATGATACTCTCAGTGTTTGGCCTCATCACAAGAAGAACTTGGTGCAGATAGCAAGGTACGAGTATTTCAGCGAGTCATCTTTAGAATgtgatgagaagaagaagatgagagatgAGAGTGAGGAGAAAGGGGCATTGGCAAAAGTGTTGAGATTCCTCAAAGAAGTTCACCGAGGATTCTTCTGGGACATGTCTGAAGAAGAGATTGATTCAATGGATGTGAGGCCTTTGCTACAAGATCCCTCCTCCATTACTGTAGAGAGAAAACGGAAAATCCCAGCTGACTCTGTTTTTAATGGGGAAAATCGCAAAAAAAACCTTGAGAGTAGTACCTACtga
- the LOC108812733 gene encoding auxin response factor 1 produces MAASNHPSGKPGGALSDALCRELWHACAGPLVTLPREGERVYYFPEGHMEQLEASMHQGSEQKMPSFNLPSKILCKVINIQRRAEPETDEVYAQITLLPEADQSEPMSPDAPVQEPEKCTVHSFCKTLTASDTSTHGGFSVLRRHADDCLPPLDMSQQPPWQELVATDLHNNEWHFRHIFRGQPRRHLLTTGWSVFVSSKKLVAGDAFIFLRGENEELRVGVRRHMRQQTNIPSSVISSHSMHIGVLATAAHAITTGTIFSVFYKPRTSRSEFIVSVNRYLEAKNQKLAVGMRFKMRFEGEEAPEKRFSGTIVGVQENKSSVWHDSEWRSLKVQWDEPSSVFRPERVSPWELEPLVANNTPSAHLPPQRNKRPRPPGLPSPTTAPSTPDGVWKSPADNPSSVPLFSPPAKTAAFGHGGNKSFGVSIGSAFWPTHADGAAESFASALNNESPTTEKKQTSGNVCRLFGFELVENMNVDECFSAASVSGAVAVDQPPSNEFDSSQQSESLNINQASGDPEKSSLRSPQESQSRQIRSCTKVHMQGSAVGRAVDLTRSECYEDLFKKLEEMFDIKGELLQSTKKWQVVYTDDEDDMMMVGDDPWNEFCGMVRKIFIYTPEEVKKLSPKNKLTVNVRMQSKTDADENGNAEGRSSSMAGSR; encoded by the exons ATGGCGGCTAGCAATCATCCATCTGGAAAACCTGGAG GGGCTTTAAGTGATGCTTTATGTAGGGAGCTCTGGCATGCTTGTGCTGGACCTCTTGTAACCCTACCTCGTGAAGGGGAAAGAGTTTATTATTTCCCTGAAGGTCACATGGAGCAG CTTGAGGCATCAATGCATCAAGGTTCGGAGCAAAAGATGCCTTCCTTTAATCTCCCATCTAAGATTCTCTGTAAAGTGATCAATATCCAGCGCAGG GCGGAGCCAGAGACTGACGAAGTATATGCGCAAATAACCTTACTGCCAGAAGCGGAT CAAAGTGAGCCTATGAGCCCGGATGCCCCTGTTCAAGAACCTGAAAAGTGCACAGTACATTCATTTTGCAAGACACTAACTGCTTCGGACACAAGCACACATGGTGGATTCTCTGTGCTACGGAGACACGCAGATGATTGTCTTCCACCTTTG GATATGTCCCAACAACCACCATGGCAAGAACTGGTTGCAACTGATTTGCACAATAACGAATGGCATTTTAGGCACATTTTCCGAG GTCAACCAAGGCGCCATTTGCTAACAACTGGGTGGAGTGTTTTTGTTAGCTCGAAGAAACTAGTTGCTGGTGATGCTTTCATATTCTTAAG GGGTGAGAATGAAGAGCTCCGAGTTGGTGTTAGGCGGCACATGAGACAACAGACTAATATCCCGTCCTCTGTCATTTCAAGTCATAGCATGCACATTGGAGTCCTCGCAACTGCCGCTCATGCTATTACAACAGGAACAATCTTTTCCGTCTTCTACAAGCCAAG AACTAGTAGGTCAGAGTTTATTGTGAGCGTCAATAGGTATCTCGAAGCTAAGAACCAGAAGCTGGCTGTAGGCATGCGTTTCAAGATGAGATTCGAGGGTGAAGAAGCTCCCGAGAAAAG GTTCAGTGGCACAATAGTTGGTGTTCAGGAAAACAAATCTTCGGTCTGGCATGATTCTGAATGGAGATCGCTCAAG GTTCAATGGGACGAGCCTTCATCTGTGTTTCGTCCTGAAAGAGTTTCACCATGGGAACTTGAGCCCTTAGTTGCAAACAATACGCCTTCTGCACATCTTCCTCCACAAAGGAACAAACGACCGAGACCTCCTGGTTTGCCTTCACCAACCACCGCTCCATCTACTCCTG ATGGTGTGTGGAAATCCCCGGCAGACAATCCTTCCTCGGTACCGCTATTCTCTCCCCCTGCCAAGACTGCTGCGTTTGGTCATGGAGGGAACAAATCGTTTGGAGTATCCATTGGATCAGCCTTTTGGCCCACTCATGCAGATGGTGCAGCTGAATCCTTTGCTTCAGCGCTCAACAACGAGTCTCCTACTACTGAGAAGAAGCAGACCAGTGGAAATGTCTGCAGGCTTTTTGGGTTTGAGCTGGTTGAAAATATGAATGTGGACGAATGTTTCTCTGCTGCATCTGTGTCCGGTGCTGTCGCTGTAGATCAACCCCCATCCAATGAGTTCGACTCCAGTCAGCAATCTGAGTCGTTAAACATCAACCAAGCTAGTGGTGATCCTGAGAAATCCTCTCTGAGGTCTCCTCAAGAATCGCAAAGCAGGCAGATACGTAGCTGCACAAAG GTACACATGCAAGGTAGTGCGGTAGGCAGAGCTGTTGACTTGACAAGGTCCGAGTGTTACGAGGATCTGTTCAAGAAGCTGGAAGAGATGTTTGACATCAAGGGTGAACTCTTACAATCTACCAAAAAATGGCAAGTTGTTTACACGGATGATGAAGATGACATGATGATGGTTGGTGACGATCCATGGAA TGAGTTCTGTGGAATGGTGAGGAAGATATTTATCTACACACCTGAGGAAGTGAAGAAACTTTCACCCAAAAACAAACTCACAGTCAATGTTAGGATGCAGTCCAAAACTGATGCAGACGAAAATGGGAACGCAGAGGGCAGGTCATCGTCGATGGCCGGATCAAGATGA
- the LOC130495521 gene encoding uncharacterized protein LOC130495521, producing MAHHQNPNQDREIPLEAAQEGNDPFDHLDKFDSYCGLSKTNGVSEDALKLRLFPFSLGDKARQWEKSLPSDSITTWDECKEAFLDKFFSISRTAKIRNEISGFQQRNLESFSEAWERFKGYQAHCPHHGFSKESLLSTFYRGAIPQCRNRLDTASNGFFLGRNEVDAEELIENMAKSDSVYSEDHDRVNRSDDQQTKKELKSLEEKLDILLANKAKLDQMKSVGEQQQKQVAEIKKIDGLEGYEEVCFINNNGTWYRKEPNFQYQNNYQQKPLYNNQQGGYQSNQPTQARGSSSQAQVPSSTTESMFKQILEAQGKFAKDIGDEFKAVHAKIDGTYSDLNNKYMQLASHVKALESQVASLPSSSKQPMGTLPGKAEANPREHCNVLLSSDTSQVANYKREVDEIERLVFGTEIEQVEHVVVATAESKIVQEADRIVAAKVEQSREHKAEKPVERRSDQMLNVVKQEDTEVELSSYDKLPFPERFLTKAQKKVVSKFRKDLSDIGVRLPEIHNMQAAHVQMMLIKDILDHQAEVAELLDISTLKLDPPIPPKSLPKLGHQGMFTLPCSLGKLNFDDALVDSGASVNVISLEVMKSLGIEHMLQDTSTLQFGDSSSTTPIGIIKDFPLQLGACTIPIDLTVLEMSTGKIVPLILGTPFLTTVGACIDFANNKVTLLNVNKAVSYPLQSPKLTPEYCGTITCGASSIEKTKAELSGIEKEVLGEESPKEKCDEHLESAQKEEVSEATKASHGKKKIVKESHPPPLEKTPHTLTLHPMKLKDGAIEYKIKCKGRSKPFSSARAIITPQFQDDPLKLQELLSHKFQARSKFQL from the exons atggctcaccaTCAGAACCCGAATCAAGATAGAGAGATCCCCTTGGAAGCTGcccaagagggaaatg ATCCTTTTGACCACTTGGACAAGTTTGATAGCTACTGTGGTTTGTCCAAGACCAATGGAGTGTCAGAAGATGCTTTGAAGCTCAGGCTCTTTCCTTTCTCTCTGGGAGACAAGGCAagacagtgggagaagtctctccCTAGCGACTCTATCACTACTTGGGATGAGTGCAAGGAAGCCTTTCTAGACaagttcttctccatctccaggACAGCTAAGATCAGGAATGAGATCTCTGGGTTTCAGCAGAGGAACTTAGAAAGTTTCAGTGAAGCATGGGAGAGGTTCAAAGGCTACCAAGCTCATTGCCCACACCATGGCTTCTCCAAAGAAAGCTTGTTGAGTACCTTCTACAGGGGAGCTATACCACAATGTAGAAACAGACTTGATACAGCCAGCAATGGATTCTTCTTGGGCAGAAACGAGgtggatgcagaggagctgatAGAGAACATGGCCAAGAGTGACTCAGTATACAGTGAGGATCATGATAGAGTCAACAGAAGTGATGATCAGCAGACCAAGAAAGAGCTCAAGTCTTTGGAAGAGAAGTTGGACATACTTCTTGCCAACAAAGCTAAGCTGGATCAGATGAAATCAGTTGGGGAACAGCAACAAAAGCAGGTTGCTGAGATCAAGAAGATTGATGGCTTGGAAGGATATGAAGAGGTGTGctttatcaacaacaatggaACTTGGTATAGGAAAGAGCCCAACTTTCAATACCAAAACAACTACCAGCAAAAGCCCCTCTACAACAACCAACAAGGTGGTTATCAAAGCAACCAGCCTACTCAAGCTAGAGGAAGCTCTTCTCAAGCTCAAGTTCCAAGTTCAACCACGGAATCTATGTTCAAACAAATCCTAGAAGCTCAAGGGAAATTTGCTAAGGACATTGGAGATGAgttcaaggctgttcatgccaAGATTGATGGAACTTATTCTGACCTCAACAACAAGTACATGCAACTTGCCTCTCACGTCAAAGCTTTAGAGAGCCAGGTTGCTTCTTTGCCTTCATCCTCTAAGCAGCCTATGGGAACTCTACCAGGGAAAGCAGAGGCAAACCCAAGAGAACATTGCAATGTTCTCCTCTCTAGTGACACTTCTCAGGTCGCCAACTACAAGAGagaggtagatgagattgaAAGATTGGTGTTTGGAACTGAAATTGAACAGGTTGAGCATGTGGTTGTTGCAACAGCTGAGTCCAAGATTGTGCAAGAAGCTGACAGGATAGTTGCAGCAAAGGTTGAGCAGAGCAGAGAgcacaaggctgagaaaccAGTTGAGAGAAGATCTGATCAGATGCTGAATGTGGTGAAGCAGGAAGACACTGAGGTTGAGCTATCCTCCTATGACAAGCTCCCTTTTCCAGAGAGATTCCTCACCAAAGCTCAAAAGAAGGTGGTCTCCAAATTCAGAAAAGACTTGAGTGATATTGGAGTAAGGCTTCCAGAGATTCACAACATGCAAGCTGCTCATGTCCAGATGATGCTCATCAAAGACATTCTAGACCACCAAGCTGAAGTAGCAGAGCTCCTGGACATCTCTACACTCAAGCTTGATCCACCAATCCCACCCAAGTCCCTCCCTAAACTAGGACACCAAGGGATGTTCACTTTGCCTTGTTCCCTTGGAAAGCTTAACTTTGATGATGCTCTAGtggattctggtgcaagtgtgaatgtgatctcaCTTGAGGTGATGAAGAGTCTAGGGATTGAGCACATGCTCCAAGACACATCTACGCTCCAATTTGGGGATTCCTCTTCTACAACCCCAATTGGTATCATCAAGGATTTTCCTTTGCAGCTTGGAGCATGCACCATCCCTATAGACCTCACTGTTTTGGAGATGTCAACTGGGAAGATAGTCCCATTGATCCTTGGCACTCCATTCCTCACAACAGTGGGAGCTTGCATAGACTTTGCCAACAACAAAGTCACACTCCTAAATGTGAACAAAGCTGTCTCCTACCCTCTTCAATCACCTAAGTTGACACCTGAGTATTGTGGCACAATAACTTGTGGAGCATCCTCCATTGAGAAGACAAAGGCTGAGCTGAGTGGTATTGAGAAAGAGGTTCTTGGTGAAGAGTCCCCTAAGGAGAAGTGTGatgagcacttggaaagtgctCAAAAGGAGGAGGTGAGTGAAGCCACAAAGGCCTCCCATGGCAAGAAGAAGATTGTGAAGGAATCTCACCCTCCACCTCTTGAGAAGACTCCTCACACCCTCACTCTTCATccaatgaagctcaaggatggaGCTATTGAGTATAAGATCAAGTGCAAGGGAAGGTCTaagccattctcaagtgcaagggCCATCATCACTCCACAGTTCCAAGATGATCCACTCAAGCttcaagagcttctctctcac AAGTTTCAGGCCAGGTCCAAGTTCCAGCTCTAG
- the LOC130495522 gene encoding auxin response factor 1-like, whose product MEQLEASMHQGSEQKMPSFNLPSKILCKVINIQRRAEPETDEVYAQITLLPEADQSEPMSPDALFKNLKSAQYIHFARH is encoded by the exons ATGGAGCAG CTTGAGGCATCAATGCATCAAGGTTCGGAGCAAAAGATGCCTTCCTTTAATCTCCCATCTAAGATTCTCTGTAAAGTGATCAATATCCAGCGCAGG GCGGAGCCAGAGACTGACGAAGTATATGCGCAAATAACCTTACTGCCAGAAGCGGAT CAAAGTGAGCCTATGAGCCCGGATGCCCTGTTCAAGAACCTGAAAAGTGCACAGTACATTCATTTTGCAAGACACTAA